taaattcataaaaaaaaaattgtcgaacctgctcacaaaatttcacaagaatAGCTGGACATACGAAAGTATTTTTCACCCAAACTGAAACGGagattaaaacatttattaatgcaatttttttttcagcttcCGGGTTTGATGGGTTACATTCCAGAAACATCTCAAGACTGGAACTATACCGAGCAATATGACAAAAACCGGGACATTTACCAAAGCAACCATACATTGCCATTGACACAAGGCAGAATGCTAGGTGGGGGGAGCAGTGCGAACTATATGTTCTATGTGAGAGGAAATTTTCATGATTACAACTCATGGGCACATGCTGTTGGAGATCCGACCTGGGACTACGAACATGTCCTACCATACTTCAAAAAAAGTGAACATATGGATGATCCTGGCATCCTTAGCTCAAAATACAGAAGATTTCATGGCACGAGCGGCTACCTACATGTAACAAAACAACCTCATCAAGAAGCTTCTGAATATCTTAATATGTTTCATGAACTAGGGTACAAAATACTTTTAGATGTTAATGGTAATGAGCAGTTAGGTTATGGTGAACCTTCATTTACTATCGCTGAAGGAGTACGGCAGAGCACGGCCTATAGTTTCCTCAGGCCAGTCAAAGACCGACAAAATCTACATGTCCTCAAGCATACACTCGTTACGAAAATACTTTTCGACAAATTTAAGAATGCTATTGGTGTAGAAGCTTTAACAGAAGACGGCAAGTTGATAAAAATAATCGTGGAGAAGGAGGTAATAGTAACTGCTGGTGGATTCAACTCTCCAAAATTGCTTATGCTATCGGGAATAGGTCCTAAGGAGCACTTGGGTTCTTTGGGTATAAAAGTAACCTCTGACTTGCCAGTCGGACAAAATTTACAGGACCATCCGGCTGCTTTGGTCGCATACAAGTTTAAGAAGGCAAGTGCTCCGCTACAGCCTCAAAATTACGGTATGCTTCCCGCTGTTACTATGGCAGGATACGTAGCTTTGAATAAATCGCAAATGTATCCAGACTACCAGTCCATTTGTTTTCACATTCCAAACGATTCATCTGCAGCAATAACCttatgttcttttaattttgCACTTGATTATAACACATGTCAAGCTATTTATGAAGCAGGTAAAGGCAGGGAGGTATTGCTTTGTGTACAAAATCTGTTGAACCCTAAATCACGAGGCAAAATTGAGCTTCGGAGCACAGATCCTACAGATCAGcccttaatatttttaagaacgtaTACAGAAGAAGAAGATTTGGAAAAAATGGAGAaagcttttaaaaaattggacgAGATTAGAAGTTCAAAGTATTTCAAGGCGGTTGCTGGCGAAATTGTTGATCATAGGTTACCGCGGTGTAAAGGGATGGTATTTGGGACAAGGGAGTACTGGCGATGCCATGTGCTGAGCACGAAGATGACGATGTACCACTACTCCGGCGCATGCGgcatggggcgggggcgggtgGTGGACCCGAGGCTGCGCGTGTACGGCGTGAATCGCCTGCGCGTCGCTGACAGCTCCACCATGCACAGCGTCCCCAGTGGCAATATTAACGCTCCTGTCATCATGATTGCCGAAAAGGCAGCGGACATGATCAAAAAAGATAATTGTATATAAAAGTATGCGTTCTAAGCACGAAATTTGTTTTGCACTTTTGATTCGTCGAATAAATATAACGAAAAAATAAaccaatttaagttttttatttattttacaaacaaaCAGAGCTCCTTGTGTTTAAGCCGCAAGGTGGTCATGTTGAAACGGTGCCCCCAGCGTTCCTGTATACGCAAGTGAGATAAAGTGCGTGtcacaatttaaatatctgGGCCACTGGCTAACCGATGATTAATCGGATGTTGAGAGGGAGAGAAGGGGGTccatttgtttgacataattattgagtcataatgtaatgattgtcagattatcattagtgaTGATGTACCAGCGGATGTGAAATCGAGTAAAAATGGTaaacatctaaataaataataatctattgtgtgtattatttagataatattaataaataataaaccgtTTTTATTTTACGCAGCTTTTTATCAATACAACCCGTTTTCAACTGtttgttatttgtttgtttttaaaacaattataattatgagTAACGTAATATCATATAGAATGCATTTcacaaactataaaaatatttagctt
This genomic interval from Cydia strobilella chromosome 9, ilCydStro3.1, whole genome shotgun sequence contains the following:
- the LOC134744076 gene encoding ecdysone oxidase-like, which produces MDAASSVARVKRIQAAFRVLALLQMTAIYFPKQAIVQDGASYSFIIVGGGSAGCVLANRLSEDSRFNVLLIEAGGDPPLESKLPGLMGYIPETSQDWNYTEQYDKNRDIYQSNHTLPLTQGRMLGGGSSANYMFYVRGNFHDYNSWAHAVGDPTWDYEHVLPYFKKSEHMDDPGILSSKYRRFHGTSGYLHVTKQPHQEASEYLNMFHELGYKILLDVNGNEQLGYGEPSFTIAEGVRQSTAYSFLRPVKDRQNLHVLKHTLVTKILFDKFKNAIGVEALTEDGKLIKIIVEKEVIVTAGGFNSPKLLMLSGIGPKEHLGSLGIKVTSDLPVGQNLQDHPAALVAYKFKKASAPLQPQNYGMLPAVTMAGYVALNKSQMYPDYQSICFHIPNDSSAAITLCSFNFALDYNTCQAIYEAGKGREVLLCVQNLLNPKSRGKIELRSTDPTDQPLIFLRTYTEEEDLEKMEKAFKKLDEIRSSKYFKAVAGEIVDHRLPRCKGMVFGTREYWRCHVLSTKMTMYHYSGACGMGRGRVVDPRLRVYGVNRLRVADSSTMHSVPSGNINAPVIMIAEKAADMIKKDNCI